A genomic region of Miscanthus floridulus cultivar M001 chromosome 3, ASM1932011v1, whole genome shotgun sequence contains the following coding sequences:
- the LOC136542678 gene encoding cytochrome P450 709B2-like — translation MGVAWMVAAAVVAVLASWAFNALVHLVWRPYAITRRFRAQGVRGPDYRFFTGSLGEIKRLRAEGAAVTLDVDDHDCIPMVQPHLRKWIALYGKTFVYWTGARPNVCVTDVNVVRQVLFDRTGLYPKNLMNPHISRLLGKGLVLTDGDDWKRHRKVVHPAFNMDKLKMMTATMSDCARSMMSEWEAQLAKGGEVEIELSSRFEELTADVISHTAFGSSYDEGKRVFLAQRELQYLAFSTFFNVQIPALKYLPTEKNLRTWKLDKQVRGMLMDIIKTRLANKDTAGYGNDLLGLMLEACEPEHDETPMLSMDEIIDECKTFFFAGHDTTSHLLTWASFLLSTHPEWQDRLREEVRRECGDEVPTGDALNKLKLVNMFLLETLRLYGPVSLIQRKTGSDLDLGGIRVPEGAILTIPIATIHRDKEVWGDDAGEFKPERFENGVTRAAKYPNALLSFSSGPRSCIGQNFAMIEAKAVVAMILQRFELELSPKYVHAPMDVITLRPRHGLPMLLRPL, via the exons ATGGGAGTGGCCtggatggtggcggcggccgtCGTGGCGGTGCTGGCGTCGTGGGCGTTCAACGCTCTAGTGCACCTCGTCTGGCGCCCCTACGCCATCACCCGGAGGTTCCGCGCGCAGGGCGTGCGCGGGCCGGACTACAGGTTCTTCACCGGGAGCCTCGGCGAGATCAAGCGGCTCCGAGCCGAGGGCGCCGCCGTCACGCTGGACGTCGATGACCATGACTGCATCCCCATGGTGCAGCCGCACCTCCGCAAGTGGATCGCGCTCTACG GCAAGACGTTCGTGTACTGGACCGGCGCGAGGCCGAACGTGTGCGTGACGGACGTGAACGTGGTCAGGCAGGTGCTCTTCGACCGCACCGGCCTATACCCCAAGAACCTCATGAACCCGCACATCTCCCGCCTCCTCGGCAAGGGCCTCGTCCTCACCGACGGCGACGACTGGAAGCGCCACCGCAAGGTCGTGCACCCGGCCTTCAAcatggacaagctcaagatgatgACGGCGACCATGTCCGACTGTGCTCGCTCCATGATGTCCGAGTGGGAGGCACAGCTCGCGAAGGGCGGTGAAGTGGAGATCGAGCTGAGCAGCCGGTTTGAGGAGCTCACCGCCGACGTGATCTCGCACACGGCGTTCGGGAGCAGCTACGACGAGGGCAAACGGGTCTTCCTGGCGCAGAGGGAGCTCCAGTACCTGGCCTTCTCCACTTTTTTCAACGTCCAGATCCCAGCCCTCAAGTACCTCCCAACCGAGAAGAACCTCCGGACATGGAAGCTGGACAAGCAGGTGAGGGGCATGCTCATGGACATCATAAAGACCCGCCTCGCCAACAAGGACACCGCCGGCTACGGGAACGACCTGCTCGGGCTCATGCTGGAGGCCTGCGAGCCGGAGCACGACGAGACGCCGATGCTGAGCATGGACGAGATCATCGACGAGTGCAAGACCTTCTTCTTCGCCGGGCACGACACCACGTCGCACCTGCTCACTTGGGCCTCCTTCCTGCTCAGCACGCACCCGGAGTGGCAGGACAGGCTCCGGGAGGAGGTGCGGCGGGAGTGCGGCGACGAGGTCCCCACCGGCGACGCGCTCAACAAGTTGAAGCTAGTCAACATGTTCCTCCTGGAGACGCTGCGGCTCTACGGCCCCGTGTCCCTGATCCAGAGGAAGACAGGATCAGACCTCGACCTCGGCGGCATCCGGGTACCCGAGGGCGCCATCCTGACCATTCCAATCGCGACGATCCACCGCGACAAGGAGGTCTGGGGTGACGACGCCGGTGAGTTCAAGCCGGAGAGGTTCGAGAACGGGGTGACGAGGGCGGCCAAGTACCCCAATGCGTTGCTGTCTTTCTCTAGTGGGCCAAGGTCGTGCATCGGTCAGAACTTCGCAATGATCGAGGCCAAGGCTGTGGTCGCCATGATCCTGCAGAGGTTTGAGCTCGAGCTGTCCCCAAAATACGTCCACGCGCCCATGGACGTGATCACCCTGCGCCCAAGGCACGGGCTCCCCATGCTCCTCAGGCCCCTGTAG
- the LOC136542673 gene encoding cytochrome P450 709B2-like, translated as MGVAWMVAAAVAAVLASWAFNALVHLVWRPYAITRRFRAQGVRGPEYRFFTGSLGEIKRLRGEGAAVTLDVDDHDFIPMVQPHLRKWIALYGRTFVYWTGARPNVCVADVNVVRQVLFDRNGLYPKNLMNPHISRLLGKGLVLTDGDDWKRHRKVVHPAFNMDKLKMMTVTMSDCARSMMSEWEAQLAKGGEVEIELSSRFEELTADVISHTAFGSSYDEGKRVFLAQRELQYLAFSTFFNVQIPALKYLPTEKNLRTWKLDKQVRSMLMDIIKTRLANKDTAGYGNDLLGLMLEACAPEHGETPMLSMDEIIDECKTFFFAGHDTTSHLLTWASFLLSTHPEWQDRLREEVRRECGDEVPTGDALNKLKLVNMFLLETLRLYGPVSLIQRKAGSDLDLGGVRVPEGAILTIPIATIHRDKEVWGDDAGEFKPERFENGVTRAAKYPNALLSFSSGPRSCIGQNFAMIEAKAVVAMILQRFALDLSPKYVHAPMDVITLRPRHGLPMLLKRL; from the exons ATGGGAGTGGCCtggatggtggcggcggccgtCGCGGCGGTGCTGGCGTCGTGGGCGTTCAACGCGCTGGTGCACCTCGTCTGGCGCCCCTACGCCATCACCCGGAGGTTCCGCGCGCAGGGCGTGCGCGGCCCGGAGTACAGGTTCTTCACCGGGAGCCTCGGCGAGATCAAACGGCTCCGCGGCGAGGGCGCCGCCGTCACGCTGGACGTCGACGACCATGACTTCATTCCCATGGTGCAGCCGCACCTCCGCAAGTGGATCGCGCTCTACG GGCGGACCTTCGTGTACTGGACCGGCGCGAGGCCGAACGTGTGCGTGGCGGACGTTAACGTGGTCCGGCAGGTGCTCTTCGACCGCAACGGCCTCTACCCCAAGAACCTCATGAACCCGCACATCTCCCGCCTGCTCGGCAAGGGCCTCGTCCTCACCGACGGCGACGACTGGAAGCGCCACCGCAAGGTCGTGCACCCGGCCTTCAAcatggacaagctcaagatgatgACGGTCACCATGTCCGACTGTGCTCGCTCCATGATGTCCGAGTGGGAGGCACAGCTCGCGAAGGGCGGTGAAGTGGAGATCGAGCTGAGCAGCCGGTTTGAGGAGCTCACCGCCGACGTGATCTCGCACACGGCGTTCGGGAGCAGCTACGACGAGGGGAAACGGGTCTTCCTGGCGCAGAGGGAGCTCCAGTACCTGGCCTTCTCCACTTTTTTCAACGTCCAGATCCCAGCCCTCAAGTACCTCCCAACCGAGAAGAACCTCCGGACATGGAAGCTGGACAAGCAGGTGAGGAGCATGCTCATGGACATCATAAAGACCCGCCTCGCCAACAAGGACACCGCCGGCTACGGGAACGACCTGCTAGGGCTCATGCTGGAGGCGTGCGCGCCGGAGCACGGCGAGACGCCGATGCTGAGCATGGACGAGATCATCGACGAGTGCAAGACCTTCTTCTTCGCCGGGCACGACACCACGTCGCACCTGCTCACATGGGCCTCGTTCCTTCTAAGCACGCACCCGGAGTGGCAGGACAGGCTCCGGGAGGAGGTGCGGCGGGAGTGCGGCGACGAGGTCCCCACCGGCGACGCGCTCAACAAGTTGAAGCTAGTCAACATGTTCCTCCTGGAGACTCTGCGGCTGTACGGCCCGGTGTCCCTGATCCAGAGGAAGGCAGGATCAGATCTCGACCTCGGCGGCGTCAGGGTACCCGAGGGCGCGATCCTGACCATTCCAATCGCGACGATCCACCGTGACAAGGAGGTCTGGGGCGACGACGCCGGCGAGTTCAAGCCGGAGAGGTTCGAGAACGGGGTGACAAGGGCGGCCAAGTACCCCAATGCGCTGCTGTCCTTCTCCAGCGGGCCAAGGTCGTGCATCGGTCAGAACTTCGCAATGATCGAGGCAAAGGCCGTGGTCGCCATGATCTTGCAGAGGTTTGCCCTCGACCTGTCCCCCAAATACGTCCACGCGCCCATGGACGTGATCACCCTGCGCCCAAGGCACGGGCTCCCCATGCTCCTCAAGCGCTTGTAG